The following proteins come from a genomic window of Macrobrachium rosenbergii isolate ZJJX-2024 chromosome 39, ASM4041242v1, whole genome shotgun sequence:
- the LOC136825815 gene encoding uncharacterized protein isoform X1, translating into MAASSSSSPSSSIYQEFSDLECNICSNEYNEDHCPRILPCSHTFCGPCIDELISAGKEECPLCRKGFTANSAEDVTINRSLLNVTKQFSSMHLGSKTGPRETKRSFLESTKDFIKKSTEQSIADFQATEVETRNLLTSFSEMKVVFLGANEDIEGFQKTMEELKLSNEHKVGDIDQCADLLGNKLQLTLQGVENIKVFEAKVTSVADFASNGLLLNETAAILDGFHGKIVELQDLVQKTKLDRENFQKEILKMRARFRNLSVNIEERIQADSHGIFAVMTFKGKLRVAPVQVESNNQLYVNHLQEGVLPPRCYAIELEPLMQGSPPSPSSPPKAFLDLAHESTQLGRVIIRVTENGILALNFLYMCAGGMGPSYANSQVLRVNRKAEEGENVLMGAYVSHGGEGGGGGDKSTRAVLSSREEWQRESQTKTCKLTTMKAGEVRGIIPYEEASQFWIVTRDHPRWRGGYCFGEVQEGLDVLIDAILKYPDITKIMVAQCGLIL; encoded by the exons gaattCAGTGACCTGGAGTGCAACATCTGCAGTAATGAGTACAATGAAGATCACTGCCCGAGGATTCTTCCTTGTTCCCACACGTTCTGTGGCCCTTGCATTGATGAGCTCATCTCAGCTGGAAAGGAAGAATGTCCTCTCTGCAGGAAAGGATTCACTGCCAATTCAGCAGAAGACGTGACAATTAACAGAAGCCTCCTAAATGTTACAAAGCAATTTTCATCCATGCATCTAGGATCAAAGACTGGACCCAGAGAAACAAAGAGATCCTTTTTAGAGTCTACTAAGGATTTCATCAAGAAATCTACTGAGCAGAGCATTGCTGACTTTCAGGCAACAGAGGTTGAGACGAGGAACCTCCTTACAAGCTTCAGTGAGATGAAAGTTGTCTTTCTTGGAGCTAATGAAGACATCGAGGGATTTCAGAAGACAATGGAGGAGCTGAAGCTTTCAAATGAGCACAAAGTTGGAGATATTGATCAATGTGCTGATCTCCTGGGGAATAAGTTGCAGCTTACGCTCCAAGGTGTAGAGAACATCAAGGTTTTCGAAGCTAAAGTGACATCTGTTGCTGACTTTGCCTCAAATGGACTTCTTCTCAATGAAACCGCAGCCATCCTGGATGGTTTCCATGGGAAGATAGTGGAACTGCAGGACCTTGTTCAGAAGACCAAATTGGACAGAGAAAACTTCCAGAAg GAAATTCTCAAGATGAGAGCAAGGTTCAGGAATCTATCAGTCAATATAGAGGAGAGGATTCAAGCAGACTCTCATGGGATCTTTGCTGTGATGACcttcaaagggaaactgagggtgGCTCCAGTCCAGGTTGAGTCCAACAACCAACTATATGTGAATCATCTTCAGGAAGGGGTTCTCCCACCAAGGTGCTATGCTATAGAG CTTGAGCCCTTGATGCAAGGGTCTCCCCCTTCTCCTTCATCCCCTCCAAAGGCGTTCCTGGATCTGGCGCATGAATCCACCCAACTGGGGAGGGTCATCATCAGGGTCACTGAGAATGGCATTTTGGCTCTCAACTTCCTGTACATGTGTGCAGGAGGGATGGGACCCTCTTACGCCAACTCGCAGGTCTTGCGTGTGAATAGGAAGGCTGAGGAAGGTGAAAACGTCCTCATGGGTGCATATGTGTCCCatggaggagaagggggaggaggaggagacaaatCAACTCGAGCGGTGTTGTCATCAAGGGAGGAATGGCAGAGGGAGAGTCAGACGAAGACCTGTAAATTGACGACAATGAAAGCGGGAGAAGTGAGGGGAATCATCCCGTATGAAGAAGCCTCACAGTTTTGGATCGTCACCAGAGATCATCCCAGATGGCGAGGAGGATATTGCTTTGGTGAGGTGCAGGAAGGACTGGATGTCCTGATAGATGCCATCTTGAAGTATCCAGACATTACAAAGATCATGGTGGCCCAGTGTGGCCTCATTCTGTGA
- the LOC136825815 gene encoding uncharacterized protein isoform X2: MEFSDLECNICSNEYNEDHCPRILPCSHTFCGPCIDELISAGKEECPLCRKGFTANSAEDVTINRSLLNVTKQFSSMHLGSKTGPRETKRSFLESTKDFIKKSTEQSIADFQATEVETRNLLTSFSEMKVVFLGANEDIEGFQKTMEELKLSNEHKVGDIDQCADLLGNKLQLTLQGVENIKVFEAKVTSVADFASNGLLLNETAAILDGFHGKIVELQDLVQKTKLDRENFQKEILKMRARFRNLSVNIEERIQADSHGIFAVMTFKGKLRVAPVQVESNNQLYVNHLQEGVLPPRCYAIELEPLMQGSPPSPSSPPKAFLDLAHESTQLGRVIIRVTENGILALNFLYMCAGGMGPSYANSQVLRVNRKAEEGENVLMGAYVSHGGEGGGGGDKSTRAVLSSREEWQRESQTKTCKLTTMKAGEVRGIIPYEEASQFWIVTRDHPRWRGGYCFGEVQEGLDVLIDAILKYPDITKIMVAQCGLIL; encoded by the exons gaattCAGTGACCTGGAGTGCAACATCTGCAGTAATGAGTACAATGAAGATCACTGCCCGAGGATTCTTCCTTGTTCCCACACGTTCTGTGGCCCTTGCATTGATGAGCTCATCTCAGCTGGAAAGGAAGAATGTCCTCTCTGCAGGAAAGGATTCACTGCCAATTCAGCAGAAGACGTGACAATTAACAGAAGCCTCCTAAATGTTACAAAGCAATTTTCATCCATGCATCTAGGATCAAAGACTGGACCCAGAGAAACAAAGAGATCCTTTTTAGAGTCTACTAAGGATTTCATCAAGAAATCTACTGAGCAGAGCATTGCTGACTTTCAGGCAACAGAGGTTGAGACGAGGAACCTCCTTACAAGCTTCAGTGAGATGAAAGTTGTCTTTCTTGGAGCTAATGAAGACATCGAGGGATTTCAGAAGACAATGGAGGAGCTGAAGCTTTCAAATGAGCACAAAGTTGGAGATATTGATCAATGTGCTGATCTCCTGGGGAATAAGTTGCAGCTTACGCTCCAAGGTGTAGAGAACATCAAGGTTTTCGAAGCTAAAGTGACATCTGTTGCTGACTTTGCCTCAAATGGACTTCTTCTCAATGAAACCGCAGCCATCCTGGATGGTTTCCATGGGAAGATAGTGGAACTGCAGGACCTTGTTCAGAAGACCAAATTGGACAGAGAAAACTTCCAGAAg GAAATTCTCAAGATGAGAGCAAGGTTCAGGAATCTATCAGTCAATATAGAGGAGAGGATTCAAGCAGACTCTCATGGGATCTTTGCTGTGATGACcttcaaagggaaactgagggtgGCTCCAGTCCAGGTTGAGTCCAACAACCAACTATATGTGAATCATCTTCAGGAAGGGGTTCTCCCACCAAGGTGCTATGCTATAGAG CTTGAGCCCTTGATGCAAGGGTCTCCCCCTTCTCCTTCATCCCCTCCAAAGGCGTTCCTGGATCTGGCGCATGAATCCACCCAACTGGGGAGGGTCATCATCAGGGTCACTGAGAATGGCATTTTGGCTCTCAACTTCCTGTACATGTGTGCAGGAGGGATGGGACCCTCTTACGCCAACTCGCAGGTCTTGCGTGTGAATAGGAAGGCTGAGGAAGGTGAAAACGTCCTCATGGGTGCATATGTGTCCCatggaggagaagggggaggaggaggagacaaatCAACTCGAGCGGTGTTGTCATCAAGGGAGGAATGGCAGAGGGAGAGTCAGACGAAGACCTGTAAATTGACGACAATGAAAGCGGGAGAAGTGAGGGGAATCATCCCGTATGAAGAAGCCTCACAGTTTTGGATCGTCACCAGAGATCATCCCAGATGGCGAGGAGGATATTGCTTTGGTGAGGTGCAGGAAGGACTGGATGTCCTGATAGATGCCATCTTGAAGTATCCAGACATTACAAAGATCATGGTGGCCCAGTGTGGCCTCATTCTGTGA